The following proteins come from a genomic window of Phacochoerus africanus isolate WHEZ1 chromosome 9, ROS_Pafr_v1, whole genome shotgun sequence:
- the LOC125136564 gene encoding putative olfactory receptor 2B8 codes for MRRFNNTFHPSGGFVLVGFSEWPKLEMILFVAISVFYIMTLLGNSAIIILSRLDPRLHTPMYFFLANLSFLDLCYTTSTVPQTLVNIQSHWRRISYIGCVAQLFIFLGLGSTECVLLSVMAFDRYVAICQPLHYTVIMHSRLCQQLAAVAWVTGFSNSLVQTVLTFLLPRCGQYQVENFFCEVPAMLQLSCVDTWINEVEMYAAVVVIKVIPVGLILFSYISIVRAVVRIQSSEGRKKAFNTCGSHLLVVIMFYGSAISGYAYMAPKSNSAKLKGKLLALFYGLITPMLNPLIYTLRNKDVKGAVKKLLGREQEQEWNMA; via the coding sequence ATGAGAAGATTCAATAACACTTTCCATCCCTCCGGCGGCTTTGTTCTGGTGGGCTTCTCTGAATGGCCCAAACTAGAAATGATCCTTTTCGTGGCCATTTCTGTTTTCTACATCATGACCCTCCTTGGGAATTCAGCCATCATTATCTTGTCACGCCTTGATCCCAgactccacacccccatgtattTCTTTCTGGCAAATCTCTCTTTTTTGGACCTTTGCTATACTACCTCCACTGTCCCCCAGACGCTGGTCAACATACAGAGCCACTGGAGAAGAATCAGCTACATAGGATGTGTAGCTCAACTGTTCATTTTCCTTGGTTTAGGATCCACTGAATGTGTACTTCTCTCCGTAATGGCCTTTGATCGTTATGTAGCCATCTGCCAACCTCTCCATTACACTGTTATCATGCATTCTCGCCTATGCCAACAACtggcagcagtggcttgggtaacAGGTTTCAGCAACTCCTTGGTGCAAACAGTGTTAACTTTCTTGTTACCTCGCTGTGGTCAGTATCAGGTGGAGAATTTCTTCTGTGAGGTACCTGCCATGCTTCAGTTATCATGTGTCGATACGTGGATCAATGAAGTAGAGATGTATGCTGCTGTGGTGGTCATAAAAGTTATCCCGGTTGGATTAATTCTATTCTCTTACATCAGCATTGTCAGAGCAGTGGTAAGAATCCAGTCTTCTGAGGGTCGCAAGAAGGCCTTCAACACATGCGGGTCTCATCTGCTGGTGGTCATTATGTTCTATGGTTCAGCCATTAGTGGTTATGCATATATGGCACCCAAGAGCAATTCAGCCAAATTGAAGGGCAAGCTTCTTGCACTCTTCTATGGACTCATCACTCCAATGCTTAACCCCCTCATCTATACCTTGAGAAATAAGGATGTGAAGGGAGCAGTAAAGAAGCTACTAGGGAGAGAACAAGAGCAAGAATGGAACATGGCTTAG
- the LOC125135744 gene encoding olfactory receptor 2G3-like: MTKSNESLADDFILVGFSDQPQLEKILFMVVLISYLLTLVGNTAIILVSCLDPILHTPMYYFLSNLSFVDLCFTTSIVPQLLWNLHGPSKTISPIGCAIQLYVSLSLGSTECVLLAIMAFDRYAAVCRPLHYPRVMHSRLCQSLAGMAWLSGMGNTLIQGTITLRLPRCGNNRIYHFICEVPAMIKLACIDIHVNEVQLFVASLVLLLLPLALILISYGCIVQAVMRIRSAQAWHKALGTCGSHLLVVSLFYGTITAIYIQPSSSYAHSQGKFITLLYTVLTPTLNPLIYTLRNKDVKGALKRLVRKDQSTAE, translated from the coding sequence ATGACGAAGAGTAATGAGAGTTTAGCAGATGATTTCATACTGGTGGGCTTCTCTGACCAGCCTCAGCTTGAGAAGATCCTCTTTATGGTTGTGTTAATCTCCTATCTCCTGACACTGGTGGGCAACACAGCAATCATCCTGGTCTCTTGTCTGGATCCCATTCTCCACACGcctatgtattattttcttagcaATCTCTCCTTTGTTGACCTATGTTTTACCACCAGCATTGTTCCCCAGCTGCTGTGGAACCTCCATGGTCCATCCAAGACAATTAGTCCTATAGGCTGTGCCATTCAACTCTATGTATCCCTGTCACTGGGCTCCACTGAATGTGTTCTCCTGGCTATCATGGCATTTGATCGTTATGCTGCTGTTTGCCGACCACTCCATTATCCCAGGGTTATGCATTCACGGCTTTGCCAGTCTCTTGCAGGAATGGCTTGGTTGAGCGGAATGGGCAACACCCTAATCCAGGGCACTATCACCCTTCGGCTGCCCCGTTGTGGGAACAACAGGATTTACCACTTTATATGTGAAGTGCCTGCCATGATCAAGTTGGCCTGTATAGACATTCATGTCAATGAGGTCCAGCTCTTTGTGGCTTCCTTGgtgctcctcctccttcctctggcaCTTATCTTGATCTCATATGGATGCATTGTCCAAGCAGTAATGAGGATCAGGTCAGCTCAAGCCTGGCATAAAGCCCTTGGCACTTGTGGGTCTCACCTATTGGTGGTTTCCCTCTTCTATGGGACCATCACAGCTATCTATATCCAGCCCAGCAGCTCTTATGCCCACAGTCAAGGAAAGTTCATAACCCTTTTGTATACTGTTCTAACTCCCACCCTTAACCCTCTCATTTACACTCTGAGAAACAAAGATGTAAAGGGGGCTTTGAAGAGGCTGGTACGAAAAGATCAGAGCACAGCAGAGTAA